The following are encoded together in the Cyanobacterium aponinum PCC 10605 genome:
- a CDS encoding DUF3386 domain-containing protein, with protein MTQTLTAEQLFRNAYENRYTWDENFPGYTCDITYKTPTATYTAKGKIESNLQFSISDIEDSSAQKAIQQQLWEITIHRVNHSFEKSHGENTFSFGETDADGAVEILVGGASQGNKYKVKDNVVTLVYRKIRDIFVTINTFEVLHTDKGYLSLGYDSIYADAQTGEQKGAKSIFHDKFEKVGDYYVLTNRQIITEENEQPTITEFSFSNIVFN; from the coding sequence ATGACTCAAACTTTAACAGCAGAACAACTTTTTCGCAATGCTTACGAAAATCGCTATACATGGGATGAGAATTTTCCGGGTTATACCTGTGACATTACCTATAAAACCCCTACAGCTACCTATACAGCCAAGGGTAAAATAGAATCTAATCTACAGTTTAGCATTTCTGACATCGAAGATAGTTCCGCTCAAAAAGCAATTCAACAACAGTTATGGGAGATTACCATTCACCGAGTTAATCATAGTTTTGAAAAATCCCACGGAGAAAATACTTTCAGCTTTGGAGAAACTGATGCAGATGGTGCGGTAGAAATTCTTGTGGGCGGTGCTTCTCAAGGCAATAAATATAAGGTAAAAGATAATGTTGTTACCCTTGTTTATCGCAAAATCCGTGATATTTTCGTTACTATCAACACTTTTGAGGTTTTACACACTGACAAAGGCTATTTATCTTTAGGTTATGACTCCATTTACGCTGATGCTCAAACTGGTGAACAAAAAGGGGCTAAATCTATTTTTCATGACAAATTTGAGAAAGTTGGTGATTACTACGTTTTAACTAATCGTCAGATTATTACGGAAGAAAATGAGCAACCAACAATTACCGAATTTAGTTTTTCTAATATCGTTTTTAATTAA
- a CDS encoding CCA tRNA nucleotidyltransferase — translation MILHNFLKQNLPFDVNLLPDNCYLVGGAVRDILLKRSRSYLDLDFVLPHKPIETAKIIAREYQAGFVVLDPVRYIARVVFPHATIDFAGQEGDSIYQDLARRDYTINAIAFHCREGVIIDPFQGEIDIKKGILKMISRDNLADDPLRLMRGYRQASQLDFTIESFTRATIKDLKELLKNVAMERVNQELAYLFETKKGSYWLKEAFKDGLLDLCFPSADEKMVNLLANIDESAQFLSSKYRSNFPDNYSWYKEAKLACLTNQNPSIAETELINLKYSRQEIKSVLTILQFTNNLTEIDFQKNKRKQYFFFQSVGDYFPNLAVFALAHNVSKDLILQLMELYQNPEDAIAHPQPLLSGKDIMKYLNIAPSPLIGKILTEIQIAYIEGKINNKETAIDFIKNNFIT, via the coding sequence ATGATATTACATAATTTTTTAAAGCAAAATTTACCTTTTGATGTCAATTTATTACCTGATAATTGTTATTTAGTTGGTGGTGCAGTTAGAGATATATTATTAAAACGTTCAAGGAGTTATTTAGACTTAGATTTTGTTTTGCCCCATAAGCCAATAGAAACAGCAAAAATCATCGCCCGTGAATATCAAGCAGGATTTGTTGTTTTAGATCCTGTAAGGTATATTGCTAGGGTAGTGTTTCCCCATGCAACTATTGATTTTGCAGGGCAAGAAGGAGATTCAATTTATCAGGATTTGGCTAGGCGAGATTATACCATAAATGCGATCGCATTTCATTGTCGAGAGGGTGTAATTATTGATCCTTTTCAGGGAGAAATAGATATAAAAAAAGGGATATTAAAGATGATTAGTCGTGATAATTTAGCGGATGATCCTTTAAGATTAATGCGAGGTTATCGACAGGCTTCTCAACTAGATTTTACCATTGAATCTTTTACCCGTGCCACTATTAAAGACTTAAAAGAATTATTAAAAAATGTGGCAATGGAGAGGGTTAATCAGGAATTAGCTTATTTATTTGAGACAAAAAAAGGTAGTTATTGGTTAAAAGAAGCCTTTAAAGATGGTTTACTCGACCTTTGTTTTCCTTCTGCTGATGAAAAAATGGTCAATCTCTTAGCAAACATTGATGAATCTGCCCAGTTTTTAAGCAGTAAATATAGGTCAAATTTTCCTGATAATTATTCATGGTATAAAGAAGCAAAATTAGCTTGTTTAACTAACCAAAATCCTTCGATTGCTGAAACAGAATTAATTAATTTAAAATACTCCCGTCAAGAAATAAAATCAGTTTTGACTATACTACAATTCACCAATAATTTAACAGAAATAGATTTCCAAAAAAATAAAAGAAAACAATATTTTTTCTTCCAGTCAGTAGGGGATTATTTTCCAAATTTAGCTGTTTTTGCCCTTGCTCACAATGTATCCAAAGATTTAATTCTTCAGCTTATGGAATTATACCAAAATCCTGAAGATGCGATCGCACATCCTCAACCACTATTATCAGGTAAAGATATTATGAAATATTTGAATATTGCCCCTAGCCCTTTAATTGGTAAAATCTTAACAGAGATACAAATTGCCTATATCGAAGGTAAAATAAATAATAAAGAAACTGCTATTGATTTTATTAAAAATAATTTTATAACATAA
- a CDS encoding macro domain-containing protein, whose product MGKLILFTIQAGSFQTGFYLTLQICEDSCDRIAHPFATFTGKLPPCQPIRQHYQQWQESYRSLNQKVRLGSSPQQITHISDSCRQSASQLKETLSNWYNSSFPDFARVRENLLSELNRDESVRLLIQTEISELIFLPWHLFFEPFLSKYPQAEIAIAPIEYKSLNTPQKQRQNIRILAVLGNDEGINLKPDLETLNNLEKAEIKTLINPCRKELFAHLYEEEWDLFFFAGHSGKNPLTQQGQLYLNQEDIITIEEFNKAIMKSIQKGLRLAIFNSCDGLGLAKDLAALHLPQTIVMGEMIPDKVAHVFIKEFLANFAQNQTLYLAVRQARERLQELENEYPCATWLPIICQNPASLPLTWQNLQGLDFAPISIKTIKPPENFQHLVLETLINQTQLIIEYESLTETNTEVIVNYIDKDLSFAEDINRIISEAGGKNINRELKQEQVKNLGQILITNGGQLRADKIFHAVIYDYHNHSLTDRNLISTVISRCLNLSDSSGRNSIAFPFLSPVNSTVEVDEIGLIFAQEIVKYLEGNTKLNSVKIILQNYNQNKNITDEKLYRFYLSFKQYIELKKEINHRQSLLSDLVKIYQKRSMSSAVEILHLYQDSLNRFETEWINNRWKEKQENNSYDYQLPLENITQQINSQKSVVVNEEIVTSLHQNYHEKAATIWQDLVNLEDEEEIIILLRKLGLDIDGFAWINDQYEIAIASVKARQKKVNEMLKNQVQQLEKGQELLQKTLVNLYQEGSLNKKEEGEERRLLFREYPKVDIKVKIEELPEEYRLEKISYSADKKALKEAIERGEDLSNYAKIDPNLKAQFGFK is encoded by the coding sequence ATGGGTAAGCTCATTCTTTTTACTATTCAAGCAGGTAGTTTTCAGACAGGTTTTTATTTAACTTTACAAATTTGTGAAGATAGTTGCGATCGCATCGCTCATCCTTTTGCTACTTTTACAGGGAAACTTCCCCCTTGTCAACCGATTCGTCAACATTATCAACAATGGCAAGAAAGTTATCGCAGTTTAAATCAAAAAGTGAGATTAGGGTCTTCTCCTCAACAAATAACTCATATTAGTGATAGTTGCCGTCAGTCAGCTTCCCAGTTAAAAGAAACTTTAAGTAATTGGTATAATTCTTCTTTTCCTGATTTTGCCCGTGTTCGAGAAAATTTATTGTCAGAATTAAATAGAGATGAATCCGTGCGTCTTTTAATTCAAACGGAAATTTCTGAGTTGATTTTTCTTCCTTGGCATTTATTTTTTGAACCTTTTTTATCTAAATATCCTCAAGCTGAAATTGCGATCGCACCTATTGAATATAAGAGTTTAAATACTCCTCAAAAACAGAGACAAAATATAAGAATATTAGCGGTGTTAGGTAATGATGAAGGAATTAATTTAAAGCCAGATTTAGAGACATTAAATAACTTAGAAAAAGCAGAAATTAAAACTTTAATTAATCCTTGTAGAAAAGAATTATTTGCTCATCTTTATGAAGAAGAATGGGACTTATTTTTTTTTGCAGGACATAGCGGAAAAAATCCACTAACTCAACAAGGGCAATTATATCTAAATCAAGAAGATATTATTACTATTGAAGAATTTAATAAAGCGATAATGAAGTCTATTCAAAAAGGATTAAGACTGGCAATTTTTAACTCTTGTGATGGGTTAGGGTTAGCCAAAGATTTAGCCGCTTTACATCTTCCTCAAACCATTGTTATGGGAGAAATGATACCCGATAAAGTTGCCCATGTTTTCATCAAAGAATTTCTAGCTAATTTTGCTCAAAATCAAACTCTTTATCTGGCAGTGAGACAAGCTAGGGAAAGACTCCAAGAACTTGAAAACGAATATCCCTGTGCTACTTGGTTGCCGATTATTTGTCAAAATCCTGCTAGTTTACCCTTGACTTGGCAGAATTTACAAGGTCTTGATTTTGCTCCAATTAGTATTAAAACAATTAAACCTCCTGAAAATTTCCAACATTTAGTTTTAGAAACTCTGATTAATCAAACTCAGTTGATAATTGAATATGAATCTTTGACGGAAACAAATACAGAAGTAATAGTTAATTATATCGATAAAGATTTATCTTTTGCGGAGGATATTAATAGGATTATTTCAGAGGCAGGGGGAAAAAATATTAATCGGGAATTAAAACAGGAACAAGTCAAAAACTTAGGGCAAATTTTGATAACTAATGGAGGTCAATTAAGAGCGGATAAAATTTTTCATGCAGTTATTTATGATTATCATAATCATAGTTTAACGGATAGAAATCTAATTAGTACAGTTATTAGTCGTTGTTTAAACTTATCTGATAGTAGCGGAAGAAATTCTATTGCTTTTCCTTTTCTTTCTCCTGTTAATTCTACTGTTGAAGTCGATGAAATCGGTTTGATATTTGCCCAAGAAATAGTTAAATATTTAGAAGGAAATACTAAATTAAATTCTGTTAAAATTATTTTACAAAATTATAATCAAAATAAAAATATTACTGATGAAAAACTATATCGATTTTACCTAAGTTTTAAACAATATATTGAGCTAAAAAAAGAAATTAATCACCGTCAGAGTTTATTATCAGATTTAGTCAAAATTTATCAAAAAAGAAGTATGTCTTCGGCGGTAGAAATTTTGCATCTTTATCAAGATTCTTTGAATCGTTTTGAAACTGAATGGATTAATAATCGATGGAAAGAGAAGCAAGAAAACAATAGTTATGATTATCAATTACCATTGGAAAATATTACTCAACAAATTAATTCTCAAAAGTCTGTGGTTGTTAATGAAGAAATTGTTACTTCTTTACATCAAAATTATCATGAAAAAGCGGCGACTATTTGGCAGGATTTAGTTAACCTTGAAGATGAAGAAGAAATTATTATTTTACTAAGAAAATTAGGTTTAGATATAGATGGTTTTGCATGGATTAATGATCAATATGAAATTGCGATCGCATCTGTTAAAGCTAGACAAAAAAAAGTTAATGAAATGCTCAAAAATCAGGTTCAACAATTAGAAAAAGGACAAGAATTACTACAAAAAACATTGGTTAATTTATATCAAGAAGGTTCATTAAATAAAAAAGAAGAAGGGGAAGAAAGAAGATTATTATTTAGGGAGTATCCTAAAGTAGATATAAAAGTAAAAATAGAAGAATTACCAGAAGAATATCGTCTTGAAAAAATAAGCTACAGTGCTGATAAAAAAGCCTTAAAAGAAGCTATTGAAAGAGGAGAAGATTTAAGTAATTATGCAAAAATAGATCCTAATTTAAAAGCACAATTTGGGTTTAAATAG
- a CDS encoding cation:proton antiporter yields MAWFYPVFATATSTETASPTLILAGVLLTLIVIYFASKVGGELCSRIGLPAVLGELVGGVVIGVSALKLVIFPEGGLSGDESLIIQFLETTANLEPSSAEKVFDTVSEVISIFSELGVIILLFEIGLESDLKELIRVGPSASVVAVAGVVVPFALGTFGLDYFFHLPLIPSIFAGAALTATSIGITAKVLAELGQLSSKEGQIIIGAAVLDDILGIIVLAVVASLAKTGEIQISQIVYLIISAGAFLIGAILIGRLISPWLVGLVNQMKTRGDILITGLIFAFTLAYIANVIQLEAILGAFAAGLILAETEKRKELEEQIIPVADMFVPIFFVCVGAKTDLSVLNPAVPSNREGLIIASFLIVVAIIGKVVAGFTIWAQPEVNRLAVGVGMIPRGEVGLVFAGVGAASGALSPATDAAIIVMVIVTTFVAPPLLKLVFKEPVPTTETETKVN; encoded by the coding sequence ATGGCTTGGTTTTATCCTGTTTTCGCAACAGCAACATCAACAGAAACAGCCAGTCCTACCCTTATTCTGGCTGGGGTGTTATTAACATTAATCGTAATTTACTTTGCAAGTAAAGTCGGGGGGGAGTTATGTTCAAGAATTGGTCTTCCTGCGGTTTTAGGGGAGTTAGTTGGTGGGGTTGTGATCGGGGTATCTGCCCTTAAGTTAGTTATTTTTCCTGAAGGTGGATTGTCAGGAGATGAGTCTTTAATTATTCAATTTTTGGAAACTACAGCTAATTTAGAACCCTCATCAGCAGAGAAGGTTTTTGACACCGTGAGTGAGGTGATTTCTATTTTTTCTGAGTTAGGGGTGATTATTCTCTTATTTGAAATTGGTTTAGAATCTGACCTAAAAGAATTAATTAGAGTGGGACCTTCTGCGTCTGTTGTAGCTGTGGCAGGGGTTGTTGTTCCTTTTGCCTTGGGTACTTTTGGTTTGGATTATTTTTTTCACCTACCCTTAATTCCTTCTATTTTTGCCGGTGCGGCCTTGACTGCTACCAGTATTGGTATTACGGCGAAAGTATTAGCTGAGTTAGGGCAGTTAAGCTCAAAAGAAGGTCAAATTATCATCGGGGCGGCGGTTTTAGATGATATTTTAGGTATTATTGTTTTGGCAGTGGTTGCAAGTTTAGCTAAAACTGGAGAAATCCAAATTAGTCAAATTGTTTATCTCATTATTAGTGCTGGTGCATTTTTAATCGGTGCAATTCTCATTGGACGTTTAATCAGTCCTTGGTTAGTAGGTTTAGTGAACCAGATGAAGACGAGAGGAGATATTCTAATTACTGGTTTGATTTTTGCTTTTACTCTGGCATATATTGCTAATGTTATTCAATTAGAGGCGATTTTAGGAGCATTTGCGGCGGGTCTAATTTTGGCAGAGACAGAGAAAAGAAAAGAATTAGAAGAACAAATTATTCCTGTGGCTGATATGTTTGTCCCTATTTTCTTTGTTTGTGTTGGGGCAAAAACTGATTTAAGTGTTTTAAATCCTGCTGTGCCTAGTAATAGGGAAGGATTGATTATTGCTTCTTTCTTGATAGTGGTGGCAATTATCGGTAAAGTTGTGGCTGGTTTTACTATTTGGGCACAACCTGAAGTTAATAGGCTCGCAGTCGGTGTGGGTATGATTCCTAGAGGTGAGGTTGGTTTAGTGTTTGCTGGTGTGGGGGCGGCTAGTGGCGCTCTTTCTCCTGCAACGGATGCGGCAATCATTGTGATGGTTATTGTTACAACTTTTGTTGCTCCGCCTTTACTTAAGTTAGTATTTAAAGAGCCTGTACCAACAACGGAAACGGAAACCAAGGTCAATTAA
- the thyD gene encoding thylakoid membrane protein ThyD, with translation MKIAITGATGFIGEKLVSKLAIQHQIVIFTRSIEKAKSAFKASLLSNLEFVSYTPKQAGEWQKKIDGCDAVINLAGAPIAERWTTDYKREILESRQLGTRMIVEAISQGENKPKVLINASAIGYYGTSETETYTEISPAGNDFLAEVCQSWENEAQKVTSEGVRLVIFRLGIVLGNGGALAKMIPPFKIFAGGPIGSGKQWFSWVHIDDVVNMIENALTSDNIEGTFNATAPYPVTMNQLCETLGNVLKRPSWLPVPSIALELLLGDGAKVVLEGQKVLPQKTQEVMNYDFQYSNLKSALEDIVG, from the coding sequence ATGAAAATCGCAATTACGGGAGCAACAGGTTTTATTGGTGAAAAATTAGTCAGTAAATTAGCCATTCAACATCAAATTGTCATATTTACCCGTAGTATTGAAAAAGCAAAATCAGCTTTTAAAGCTAGTCTTTTATCTAACTTAGAGTTTGTCTCTTATACTCCCAAACAAGCAGGAGAATGGCAAAAAAAAATAGATGGTTGCGATGCAGTAATTAATTTAGCAGGTGCTCCCATTGCCGAGAGATGGACGACAGATTATAAGCGAGAAATATTAGAGAGTAGGCAATTAGGTACAAGGATGATTGTAGAAGCAATTTCTCAAGGGGAAAATAAACCAAAAGTTTTAATTAATGCTTCTGCCATTGGTTACTATGGCACCAGTGAAACGGAAACTTATACAGAAATTAGCCCTGCAGGAAATGATTTTTTAGCCGAAGTTTGTCAAAGTTGGGAAAATGAAGCCCAGAAAGTGACCTCAGAGGGGGTAAGATTAGTTATTTTTCGTTTAGGCATTGTTTTGGGTAATGGGGGAGCATTAGCAAAGATGATTCCACCTTTTAAAATTTTTGCAGGCGGTCCTATTGGTAGCGGTAAGCAGTGGTTTTCTTGGGTGCATATCGATGATGTGGTAAATATGATTGAAAATGCTTTAACGTCTGACAACATTGAGGGAACATTCAATGCTACTGCTCCTTATCCTGTAACCATGAATCAATTATGTGAAACTCTAGGAAATGTTTTAAAACGTCCTTCTTGGTTGCCTGTGCCGAGTATTGCCCTAGAGCTATTGTTAGGAGATGGAGCAAAAGTGGTATTAGAAGGACAAAAGGTTTTACCACAAAAAACCCAAGAGGTGATGAATTATGATTTTCAGTACTCTAATTTAAAATCTGCCCTAGAAGATATTGTCGGGTGA
- a CDS encoding GAF domain-containing protein — translation MNSPRQHSSEALALEVASLKKLVVDLSKYKRAMEAQKELFRSILMMSNVASGKLMLRSILLEISEVTRDLLKAQDASLFILNPKGVITESILARGPTIQEEKTHLIGTILDRGLAGWVYRYRRMALVKDTQQDERWLNFENQPYEVGSALCVPFLRGSLVLGILTLTHPKPRHFNEDMEDFMSMFSPSIAIALDHARVYLESH, via the coding sequence ATGAATTCCCCCCGTCAACATTCTTCTGAAGCCTTAGCATTGGAGGTTGCCTCTCTAAAAAAATTGGTAGTTGATTTGAGTAAATATAAACGAGCGATGGAAGCTCAAAAAGAGTTATTTCGTTCTATTTTAATGATGAGTAATGTGGCGAGTGGGAAATTGATGCTACGCTCTATTTTACTAGAAATATCCGAAGTAACCAGAGATTTATTAAAAGCACAGGATGCCAGTTTATTTATTCTTAACCCGAAAGGAGTTATTACAGAAAGTATTTTAGCCAGAGGCCCGACAATTCAAGAAGAAAAAACTCACCTGATTGGCACTATTTTAGATCGAGGTTTAGCAGGTTGGGTTTATCGTTATCGTCGTATGGCTTTAGTCAAGGATACTCAACAGGATGAGCGATGGTTAAATTTTGAGAATCAACCCTATGAGGTTGGTTCTGCCCTTTGTGTTCCTTTTTTAAGGGGTAGTCTTGTTTTAGGTATTCTTACTTTAACTCACCCCAAACCAAGGCATTTCAACGAAGATATGGAAGATTTCATGAGTATGTTTTCTCCTTCGATCGCGATCGCACTTGACCATGCCAGAGTTTATCTCGAAAGCCATTAG
- a CDS encoding pentapeptide repeat-containing protein gives MKKREYWLDLLHHVPKWNHWRELNPEETIDLSGINLNSYDLEAINFSGCNLSHVNFIGSNLRFANLSSADLSHSNLIGVNLRLANMRQSVLFKARLHRSNLSEANMVQSFICESDFSKAIFYETELGESKIYKTSFSHAKLVNTHLGKADIFMCNFDHAIMESVDLRWANVIKTSINFNQV, from the coding sequence ATGAAAAAAAGAGAATATTGGTTAGACTTATTACATCATGTACCAAAATGGAATCACTGGCGTGAATTAAATCCAGAAGAAACCATCGACTTATCTGGTATCAATTTGAATAGTTATGATTTAGAAGCAATAAATTTTAGTGGATGCAATCTAAGTCATGTCAATTTTATTGGTAGTAATTTACGATTTGCTAACCTGAGTAGTGCAGATTTAAGTCATAGTAACTTAATTGGAGTTAACCTAAGACTTGCTAACATGAGACAATCCGTCTTATTTAAAGCTCGTTTACATCGTAGCAATTTAAGTGAAGCGAATATGGTGCAAAGTTTTATTTGTGAATCAGACTTCAGCAAGGCAATTTTTTATGAGACGGAATTAGGAGAAAGCAAAATTTACAAGACTTCTTTTTCCCATGCCAAGTTAGTAAATACCCATCTAGGAAAAGCAGACATTTTTATGTGTAATTTTGATCATGCTATCATGGAAAGTGTTGATCTTCGTTGGGCTAACGTCATAAAAACCTCAATCAATTTTAATCAGGTTTAA